In the Kaistella sp. 97-N-M2 genome, one interval contains:
- a CDS encoding DUF3575 domain-containing protein, translating into MKKLLFASAFSLSFFANAQAQDSVAPKKLYIKANALFLPLGMLNAGLEYQLNNKMTLQGDIFISPWKSFAGKYAQIYMMGLDGRYYFDEAFKHWYVGANISATRFILQKYNYWSDKPAQHTPDSPIYKASDLYQDGYSVMVGATVGYQFELSENWNMDVYLGAGTVQSIYKGYHKKLGVRYDDDGRTWDRSGEFLPYRGGVMISYKLR; encoded by the coding sequence TTGAAAAAATTACTTTTTGCTTCTGCATTTTCACTTTCGTTTTTCGCAAATGCACAGGCACAGGATTCAGTTGCTCCCAAAAAACTTTATATTAAAGCCAATGCACTTTTTCTTCCCTTAGGAATGCTGAATGCGGGCTTGGAATATCAGTTAAATAATAAAATGACTCTTCAGGGAGATATTTTCATTTCCCCCTGGAAATCCTTTGCCGGAAAGTACGCCCAAATCTATATGATGGGTTTAGACGGGCGTTATTATTTCGATGAAGCTTTCAAACATTGGTATGTGGGAGCAAATATTTCTGCAACCCGTTTTATCCTCCAAAAATATAATTACTGGAGTGACAAACCTGCCCAACATACTCCGGACTCGCCAATTTATAAGGCTTCGGACCTTTATCAGGACGGCTATTCTGTAATGGTGGGCGCTACCGTCGGGTATCAGTTCGAATTGAGCGAAAACTGGAATATGGATGTATACTTAGGCGCCGGCACAGTGCAAAGCATTTACAAAGGTTACCACAAAAAATTAGGCGTTAGATATGATGACGACGGCCGTACGTGGGACCGAAGCGGCGAATTCCTCCCCTACCGCGGCGGCGTAATGATCTCCTATAAACTCAGATAA
- the menC gene encoding o-succinylbenzoate synthase translates to MKTATFKKYILNFKRPSGTSRGVLLTKETYFLEISQNGKTGLGECGLFRGLSYDDVPNYEEKLAWLCENINADAKFLKEELQQFPSIWFGYEQAVLNLKHERDLYFPSEFTQGNASIKINGLIWMGSAAFMQEQIEEKLAEGFDCIKLKIGVDWPSEKKILGELRQKFPKEQLELRVDANGGFTVAEAKDALKELADLEIHSIEQPIKAGNITEMKTLCAETPTPIALDEELIGILTLDQKKKLLEEIKPQYIILKPSLIGGFSGSDEWISLAENLGVGWWITSALESNIGLTAIAQYTFTKNPTMPQGLGTGGLFTNNFESSLVLKSDQLSMFKP, encoded by the coding sequence ATGAAAACAGCAACCTTTAAAAAATATATCCTCAACTTTAAGCGCCCCAGCGGAACTTCACGCGGGGTTTTGTTGACGAAAGAAACTTACTTTCTTGAAATATCGCAAAACGGCAAGACAGGTCTCGGCGAATGCGGTCTTTTTCGCGGTTTGAGTTATGATGACGTGCCGAATTACGAAGAAAAACTCGCCTGGCTTTGCGAAAATATCAATGCAGATGCAAAATTTTTGAAAGAGGAACTGCAGCAATTTCCGTCTATTTGGTTTGGATATGAACAGGCTGTCTTAAATTTAAAACACGAACGTGATCTCTATTTTCCCAGTGAATTTACACAGGGAAATGCTTCCATAAAAATCAATGGCCTCATCTGGATGGGAAGCGCGGCATTTATGCAGGAACAGATCGAGGAAAAACTGGCAGAAGGTTTCGACTGCATCAAACTCAAAATCGGTGTCGACTGGCCTTCCGAAAAGAAAATACTGGGCGAACTGCGCCAAAAATTTCCGAAAGAACAGCTGGAACTCCGGGTCGATGCCAACGGTGGCTTCACAGTCGCCGAAGCAAAAGATGCGCTGAAAGAACTTGCAGACCTGGAAATTCATTCCATCGAACAACCCATTAAAGCAGGAAATATCACCGAAATGAAAACGCTCTGTGCTGAAACTCCCACGCCGATTGCCTTGGACGAAGAACTCATCGGCATTTTGACTTTAGACCAAAAGAAGAAACTTTTAGAAGAAATAAAACCGCAATACATTATTCTGAAACCATCATTAATCGGCGGCTTTTCGGGCAGTGATGAATGGATTTCGCTTGCAGAAAATCTTGGCGTTGGCTGGTGGATTACGTCGGCGCTTGAAAGCAATATCGGTTTGACCGCCATTGCGCAATATACTTTTACGAAAAATCCGACGATGCCTCAGGGTTTAGGCACGGGCGGACTTTTTACGAATAATTTCGAGTCCAGTCTGGTACTGAAAAGCGACCAGCTTTCGATGTTTAAGCCGTAA
- a CDS encoding glutamine--tRNA ligase/YqeY domain fusion protein, which translates to MLPTRLKNGRRKKSLNFIEQIIEDDLANGFPKDNLRFRFPPEPNGYLHVGHTKAICINFGLGEKYGAPVNLRFDDTNPEKEEQEFVDSIKADIEWLGFKYDQELYASDYFDQLYDWAVQMIKEGKAYVDEQPSEEITAQRKNPFEDGVDSPFRNRPITESLELFEKMKNGDFDEGAMSLRAKIDMKSPNMNMRDPVMYRILKRPHHRTGDKWKIYPMYDWAHGESDYIEQISHSLCSLEFENHRPLYDWYLDQVYEENTVRNKQREFARMNVSYLITSKRKLQRLVAENAVTGWDDPRMPTISGMRRLGYTPAAIKNFIERVGVAKRENLIDIQLLEFFVREDLNKVATRVMAVVDPVKLVITNYPENQEEWLETENNPEEENAGTREIPFSRELYIEREDFKEEANKKFFRLKLGSEVRLKSAYIIKAESVDKDENGEIKTIYATYDEKSKSGSGTEESLRKVKGTLHWVSAKHAIPVDVRIYDRLFTTPQPDAEKETDFMQFINPESLKTVQGFAEPSLKNAEIGHSYQFQRIGYFTKDRDSTDEKLVFNRTVTLKDSFKLD; encoded by the coding sequence TTGCTTCCTACAAGATTAAAGAATGGAAGAAGAAAAAAGTCCCTCAATTTTATTGAGCAGATTATAGAAGACGATTTAGCCAACGGATTTCCGAAAGATAATCTCAGATTCCGCTTTCCGCCGGAACCAAATGGATATCTGCACGTGGGCCACACCAAAGCCATCTGTATTAATTTCGGTTTGGGCGAAAAATACGGCGCTCCCGTGAACCTGCGTTTTGATGATACCAATCCCGAAAAGGAAGAACAGGAATTTGTGGATTCCATTAAAGCAGATATCGAATGGTTGGGTTTTAAATACGATCAGGAATTATATGCATCAGATTATTTCGACCAGCTTTACGACTGGGCCGTTCAAATGATTAAAGAGGGTAAAGCTTATGTGGATGAACAACCTTCGGAAGAAATTACGGCACAGCGCAAAAATCCTTTTGAAGACGGCGTTGATTCGCCCTTCAGAAACCGACCAATAACGGAAAGTCTGGAACTTTTTGAAAAAATGAAAAATGGCGACTTCGATGAAGGTGCCATGTCGCTGCGAGCAAAAATCGATATGAAATCGCCGAACATGAATATGCGCGACCCCGTGATGTACCGAATTTTGAAAAGACCACACCACAGAACCGGCGATAAGTGGAAGATTTATCCCATGTACGATTGGGCGCATGGCGAATCCGACTATATTGAACAGATTTCTCATTCTTTATGTTCGCTGGAATTCGAAAATCACCGTCCGCTGTACGATTGGTATCTGGATCAGGTTTATGAGGAAAATACCGTACGCAACAAGCAGCGGGAATTTGCGCGGATGAATGTTTCCTACCTCATCACCTCCAAACGGAAACTGCAGCGATTGGTCGCCGAAAACGCAGTTACAGGCTGGGACGATCCCAGAATGCCGACGATTTCGGGCATGCGAAGATTGGGTTATACTCCAGCCGCCATCAAAAATTTTATTGAACGCGTGGGCGTTGCAAAAAGAGAAAACCTCATCGACATTCAGTTGCTGGAATTTTTTGTGCGCGAAGATTTAAATAAAGTGGCGACGCGGGTGATGGCGGTAGTTGATCCCGTTAAACTGGTTATTACAAACTATCCGGAAAATCAGGAAGAATGGCTGGAAACGGAAAATAATCCGGAAGAAGAAAACGCCGGAACACGCGAAATTCCTTTTTCCAGAGAGCTGTATATCGAGCGCGAAGATTTCAAAGAAGAAGCCAACAAAAAGTTTTTCCGTTTGAAATTAGGCAGCGAAGTCCGTTTGAAATCTGCATACATCATTAAAGCAGAAAGCGTGGACAAAGACGAAAACGGCGAGATTAAAACGATTTACGCGACTTATGACGAGAAAAGTAAGTCTGGCAGCGGCACGGAAGAAAGTTTAAGAAAAGTAAAGGGAACGTTGCACTGGGTTTCCGCAAAACATGCGATCCCCGTGGATGTGCGGATTTACGACCGGCTTTTCACCACGCCGCAACCCGACGCCGAAAAAGAAACGGATTTCATGCAGTTCATCAATCCGGAAAGTTTAAAAACCGTTCAGGGATTTGCTGAACCGAGCCTGAAAAACGCGGAAATCGGCCATTCTTATCAGTTCCAAAGAATTGGTTATTTTACGAAAGACCGGGATTCTACCGACGAAAAATTGGTTTTTAACCGAACGGTTACTTTGAAAGATTCATTTAAACTGGATTAA
- a CDS encoding T9SS type B sorting domain-containing protein: MHTKVFFLICSFLFFSCPLAGQQICAGTTITDVLGNENPEIDCNYPLNGNCLQLTASVPVFNKTDSYTVSAENFMPYGDFNAGTPLLANGDDLFFDKIDLPFNFCYFGNNYNQVIIGTNGVISFNTSQLGNVNYPNVEDLNPSASLPRSSVFGAYSDLIFSKDNDSEIYYRIEGIAPCRKLIINFYKGRLLGCTETSTSQIVLSEGSNVVEVFVENKPLPCSTAKFKNSLIGMINDDRTTGYSPAGRNTGVWQAQNEAYKFTPAGQAITPQISWFNSSNQNLGSGATISLCPEKNEVYTVKVKYPLCGNFEYVLEDTATVTFAADYPLAKNFTEIFCGNTSFNVNLDDYVGDLTPQDPANFGFTFHNSLAEAQSGANPQPKTFVLSGSKKFYVRVQNKLDPTCYRTSVLNLSTISTILLTNTVEICDNNNDGVETNFQLSSLNLKLFNAPINGTIHYFLSAADAANNVNEVTRADFTASTQLYVNYQTAACSQVFGPISVTFSASPVVNSPVTFKWSTCDFKYDMVEPFNYGDVLGPLVTTDPNVNLSFYLSYQAALSGTGSITGTIVEGTYPVFVRIAFPGGCFSIATVNMEITFTEVVAKSQSVHICFDGTEDISVNLSTYSAGMLLQSPIGIAVSYFDSEEDAENNLNPISNLQTVSVDGNLVKKSFYVRFTDSTGCYAVKEIQINLVHVVIAETQFVVCDFNNDGAENYVLSNFSTKIKGSQNAAVTYFATQTDAENNINPLSTYNVQSAIKLFVKITSYGCSNIFEINISLVPTPVIKTAVNLVRNSVCDNNNDGLEPVDLTALQSEIYNGANPVAFQYYQYYDATNHSLSGLINNPTAFVSHKSGVVYVKVSFTNGGCYSVSTINIALDFLPVIILHPAILQKCDYDFNLNESFNLADAYPQLFLQGENSIPFGDIKVSYYKTETEANAGNPATQINSPVVTTRSKVLVWARFSSKVTACYSVAPIELQTYLPPKALNSIISDICDDNLDGLYDLDLTQYTPQMVFTQSSDNHFTFFKTQADANNNINVIQNPEKFTFDSSVTRVWVRVGNIPGCFDTASVDFRFGQKVKLANSGPFIVTNTCDTGNDGSENIDLTQFESQIFIGAASFEYYPTFSDLNNGTNRISTPNAFLYHENSGAQKIFVKVMTNGFCPDKVEINLSLKKTPMFTLPEYYFCKESSVDIQPDFSTLNIVAFEWLDPSGKIVSTSDKLLGVNVPGLYKINVVAANGCTFSTTFEVKIFEVPVITELKATGNTITVIAIGSQKILYSIDGINFVESNVFTNLPFGITTFYVKFEGSTCLPETKEGVILDIKNAFTPNADGYNDKWIINDLNVFNGKQANLKVFNRFQAKVFEQDSETRFIWDGTNSSRVVNTGTYWYVITLPDGRTYTGWVLLKNRN, translated from the coding sequence ATGCATACAAAAGTATTTTTTCTTATTTGTTCTTTCTTATTTTTCAGTTGTCCTCTTGCAGGACAGCAGATTTGTGCTGGAACAACAATTACCGACGTTTTAGGAAACGAAAATCCAGAAATTGACTGCAATTATCCTTTAAATGGTAACTGCCTGCAGCTAACTGCCAGCGTTCCCGTTTTCAACAAAACCGATTCGTACACCGTTTCTGCGGAAAATTTCATGCCATATGGCGACTTTAACGCCGGAACCCCGCTTTTGGCGAATGGCGATGATTTGTTTTTTGACAAAATAGATCTTCCGTTTAACTTTTGCTATTTTGGCAATAATTATAACCAGGTAATTATTGGTACCAACGGCGTTATATCGTTTAATACCTCGCAGCTTGGCAACGTTAATTATCCGAATGTTGAAGATTTAAATCCCAGTGCGTCGCTGCCGCGAAGCAGTGTTTTTGGCGCGTATAGCGATCTGATCTTTTCGAAAGATAACGATTCCGAAATTTACTACCGAATTGAAGGCATCGCGCCTTGCCGCAAACTGATCATCAACTTCTATAAAGGCAGGCTTTTAGGCTGCACAGAGACTTCTACATCGCAGATTGTGCTATCGGAAGGTTCAAACGTTGTCGAGGTTTTCGTGGAGAACAAACCGTTGCCGTGCTCCACTGCAAAATTTAAAAATTCGCTTATTGGGATGATTAATGATGACCGGACAACTGGTTATTCTCCTGCCGGGCGAAATACAGGAGTTTGGCAGGCACAAAACGAAGCCTATAAATTCACGCCTGCAGGGCAGGCGATTACCCCGCAGATTTCCTGGTTTAATTCCAGCAATCAAAATCTGGGCAGCGGTGCCACAATAAGTCTTTGTCCGGAGAAAAATGAAGTCTATACCGTAAAAGTAAAATATCCGCTGTGTGGAAATTTTGAGTATGTTTTAGAAGATACCGCTACGGTAACATTCGCCGCTGATTATCCTTTAGCTAAAAATTTCACAGAAATTTTCTGTGGCAATACTTCTTTCAATGTTAATTTAGATGATTACGTGGGAGATCTCACCCCACAAGATCCCGCAAACTTCGGCTTTACTTTTCATAATTCTTTAGCAGAAGCGCAAAGTGGCGCCAATCCGCAACCCAAAACTTTCGTATTGTCTGGCAGTAAAAAGTTTTATGTGCGCGTTCAAAATAAACTGGATCCTACCTGTTACCGAACTTCTGTTTTAAATTTGAGTACCATTTCGACCATCTTATTAACCAACACCGTAGAAATTTGCGATAATAATAATGATGGTGTTGAAACCAATTTTCAGCTCTCTTCGCTGAATCTCAAATTATTTAATGCGCCAATTAATGGTACTATTCATTATTTTTTATCGGCGGCTGATGCGGCCAATAATGTGAATGAAGTAACAAGAGCTGATTTTACCGCCAGCACCCAACTGTATGTTAATTATCAAACCGCCGCCTGCAGTCAGGTTTTCGGACCGATTAGTGTGACTTTTTCGGCGAGTCCTGTTGTAAATTCGCCGGTTACTTTTAAGTGGTCCACCTGCGATTTTAAATATGACATGGTGGAACCCTTTAATTATGGCGATGTTTTGGGACCGCTGGTAACTACCGACCCCAATGTTAATTTAAGTTTTTATCTGAGCTATCAGGCCGCTTTGTCCGGCACCGGCAGTATTACAGGTACGATCGTAGAAGGAACGTATCCTGTTTTTGTACGCATAGCGTTTCCGGGTGGATGTTTCAGCATTGCGACGGTAAATATGGAGATTACTTTTACAGAAGTCGTTGCCAAAAGCCAGTCGGTACACATTTGCTTTGATGGAACCGAGGATATTTCGGTAAATCTGAGTACCTATTCGGCGGGAATGCTGTTGCAGTCTCCAATTGGAATCGCTGTTTCTTACTTTGATTCCGAAGAGGACGCTGAAAATAATCTAAATCCAATTTCGAACCTTCAAACGGTGAGTGTTGACGGAAATTTGGTGAAAAAATCTTTCTATGTAAGATTTACCGATTCCACCGGTTGCTACGCCGTAAAGGAAATTCAAATCAATTTAGTTCATGTTGTAATTGCTGAAACCCAGTTTGTGGTTTGCGATTTTAATAATGATGGTGCAGAAAACTATGTGCTTTCCAATTTCAGTACCAAGATCAAAGGTTCTCAGAACGCGGCGGTCACTTATTTCGCCACTCAAACCGATGCCGAAAATAACATTAATCCATTATCAACGTACAATGTTCAAAGTGCAATAAAGCTTTTTGTTAAAATTACTTCTTACGGTTGCTCCAATATTTTTGAAATCAACATCAGTTTGGTTCCCACACCCGTTATAAAAACAGCCGTAAATCTTGTAAGAAATTCTGTTTGCGATAATAATAATGACGGCTTAGAACCGGTTGATCTCACGGCTTTACAATCCGAAATTTATAACGGCGCAAACCCGGTAGCTTTTCAATACTACCAATATTACGACGCGACAAACCATTCTTTGTCCGGTTTAATAAATAATCCTACCGCCTTCGTATCGCATAAAAGTGGGGTTGTATATGTAAAAGTTTCTTTCACCAACGGGGGTTGTTATTCGGTAAGCACCATTAATATTGCGTTAGACTTTTTACCGGTCATTATTTTACATCCGGCCATTCTGCAAAAATGTGATTACGATTTTAACCTGAACGAATCCTTTAATCTCGCTGACGCTTATCCGCAATTGTTTTTACAGGGTGAAAACTCAATTCCGTTTGGTGATATAAAGGTTTCTTACTACAAGACTGAAACCGAAGCAAACGCTGGTAATCCTGCGACGCAGATTAATTCTCCGGTGGTGACCACCCGATCTAAAGTTTTGGTTTGGGCGCGATTTTCTTCGAAAGTAACGGCGTGTTATTCCGTTGCACCCATCGAACTTCAAACGTATTTACCGCCAAAAGCGCTTAATTCAATTATCTCAGATATTTGCGACGATAATTTAGACGGCTTATATGATCTTGATCTCACGCAATACACCCCGCAAATGGTGTTTACGCAAAGTTCCGACAATCATTTTACCTTCTTTAAAACACAGGCCGATGCAAACAATAATATCAACGTCATTCAAAATCCGGAGAAATTTACGTTCGATTCGAGTGTGACCAGAGTTTGGGTGCGCGTCGGCAATATTCCAGGTTGTTTTGATACGGCGTCCGTTGATTTTAGATTTGGACAGAAAGTGAAACTGGCGAACAGCGGACCTTTCATCGTTACCAACACGTGCGACACAGGAAACGACGGCAGCGAAAATATCGACCTGACGCAATTTGAAAGTCAAATTTTTATTGGCGCTGCATCTTTCGAATATTATCCAACTTTTTCAGACCTCAATAATGGTACAAACAGGATTTCAACGCCAAATGCCTTCCTTTATCACGAAAATAGCGGTGCGCAAAAGATCTTTGTAAAAGTGATGACGAACGGTTTTTGCCCGGATAAAGTGGAAATTAATTTATCCTTGAAGAAAACACCGATGTTCACTTTACCGGAGTATTACTTCTGTAAAGAAAGTTCAGTGGATATTCAGCCCGATTTTTCGACGCTTAATATCGTAGCTTTCGAATGGCTGGATCCGTCGGGCAAAATAGTTTCGACGAGCGATAAACTGTTAGGCGTGAATGTTCCGGGTCTTTATAAAATAAATGTTGTAGCGGCCAATGGCTGCACTTTCAGCACCACTTTCGAGGTGAAAATATTTGAGGTTCCTGTTATTACAGAACTTAAAGCGACCGGAAATACGATCACCGTCATCGCCATAGGAAGTCAAAAAATTCTTTATTCCATCGACGGAATTAATTTTGTGGAGAGTAATGTTTTCACCAATCTGCCTTTTGGGATTACTACTTTTTATGTAAAATTTGAGGGCTCAACCTGTCTTCCGGAAACAAAAGAAGGAGTAATTTTAGATATTAAAAATGCCTTTACGCCAAATGCAGATGGATACAATGATAAATGGATTATTAATGATTTAAATGTTTTTAACGGAAAACAGGCGAATCTTAAAGTTTTTAACCGTTTCCAGGCAAAAGTTTTCGAACAGGACAGCGAAACAAGATTCATTTGGGACGGAACCAATTCATCACGCGTTGTAAATACCGGAACGTATTGGTATGTAATCACTTTGCCGGACGGACGAACGTATACCGGTTGGGTTTTGCTAAAAAACAGGAACTAA
- a CDS encoding sensor histidine kinase, with product MKMLPVDIKISIILAILLMVMIVMFLIFIIVLYYRRQMVFDREKRLKDMEYQTRLLQKEVDFQKRTRKEQERISHDLHDDLGAGLSALKLQTEFLKRKTTDESISQNIEELLEICDELNISMRQMLWNLKVGNDSLANFTQRIINYTRRFFAKSSIKVHITKNEMGLHEILPETRRNIFMCVKESLNNIYKHSKSENVRISFNLTGKIFTIDIIDDGIGMSENVTAGNGLANMRSRMESVCGEFNFIPSDKGLHIHLRINLDKKIPQEAEV from the coding sequence ATGAAAATGCTGCCTGTTGATATAAAAATTTCTATTATTCTCGCCATTCTTTTGATGGTGATGATCGTGATGTTTCTGATCTTCATCATCGTTTTATATTACCGCCGCCAAATGGTTTTCGATCGGGAAAAGCGCTTGAAAGATATGGAATACCAAACCCGGCTTCTACAAAAAGAGGTCGATTTCCAAAAAAGAACACGCAAGGAACAGGAACGGATCTCTCATGATCTTCACGACGATTTGGGCGCGGGACTTTCTGCCCTGAAGCTGCAAACCGAATTTTTAAAGCGGAAAACTACCGACGAGAGCATCAGCCAAAATATCGAAGAACTTCTCGAAATATGCGATGAACTGAACATTTCGATGCGGCAAATGCTTTGGAATCTGAAAGTGGGGAATGACAGTCTGGCGAATTTTACACAACGCATCATTAATTATACGCGGCGGTTTTTTGCAAAATCAAGCATCAAGGTTCATATTACAAAAAATGAAATGGGCTTACACGAAATATTGCCGGAAACACGGCGCAATATTTTTATGTGTGTAAAAGAATCGCTGAATAATATTTACAAGCACAGTAAATCCGAAAACGTAAGGATCAGCTTTAATCTTACAGGAAAAATTTTCACGATCGATATTATCGACGATGGCATCGGAATGAGCGAAAATGTTACCGCGGGGAATGGTTTGGCAAATATGCGCTCGCGCATGGAATCGGTATGTGGCGAATTTAATTTTATCCCCTCAGATAAAGGATTACACATCCATTTAAGGATTAATCTCGATAAAAAAATACCGCAGGAAGCAGAGGTTTAG
- a CDS encoding thioredoxin family protein, whose product MQKLLSLFLLTISALLFSQESIDFQNLSFKEILAKAKSEKKLVFIDAYAVWCGPCKMMEKNIFPLPAVKDYYNANFINARFDMEKGEGRDLAVKYGIRSYPSFLFLNGDGEVVKKNLGYMGENDFLTIAKEANNPKFRTASNKDLFDKGEKDPDFLQNMMRLYVDSDYELAKKVSERYFDVKKAEPLTKDDLGLLLYFVKSTGDPNYKIFVAKKPEIIQLMSEDVYNQFDANIKISKILENALDQKTGIINDDYFYKNAVPLIGQKDAETAINRMKVLFYPTVNNFTGYEKAALAYYKDSEAFDAEELLKAAWIFSEHVSKPASLKKAEEWAEKSVMKTETAENTYILAKLYSKTGKKENAKMYAVISQNLAAVQGKDASLATQLLETLK is encoded by the coding sequence ATGCAAAAGTTACTTTCACTCTTTCTTCTCACCATTTCTGCGCTCTTATTTTCTCAGGAGAGTATTGATTTTCAGAATTTATCCTTCAAAGAAATTTTGGCAAAGGCAAAAAGTGAAAAGAAACTGGTTTTTATTGATGCCTATGCAGTTTGGTGCGGTCCCTGCAAAATGATGGAGAAAAATATTTTCCCTTTGCCCGCTGTTAAAGACTATTACAATGCTAATTTCATCAACGCGAGATTCGATATGGAAAAAGGCGAAGGTCGCGACCTGGCCGTGAAATATGGCATCCGCTCCTACCCTTCCTTTCTTTTTCTTAATGGCGACGGCGAAGTGGTGAAGAAAAACCTCGGTTACATGGGAGAAAATGATTTTCTTACCATCGCCAAAGAAGCCAATAACCCCAAATTTCGCACCGCATCTAATAAAGATCTTTTCGACAAGGGAGAAAAAGATCCTGATTTTTTGCAGAACATGATGCGTTTGTACGTGGATAGTGATTATGAGCTGGCAAAAAAAGTATCTGAACGGTATTTCGATGTAAAAAAAGCCGAGCCTCTAACCAAAGATGATCTGGGACTGCTGTTGTATTTTGTGAAATCAACGGGAGATCCCAACTACAAAATTTTTGTAGCAAAAAAGCCGGAGATCATTCAGTTAATGTCGGAAGATGTTTACAATCAGTTTGATGCAAACATTAAGATCTCAAAAATATTAGAAAACGCGCTGGATCAAAAGACCGGCATTATTAATGACGATTATTTTTATAAAAATGCTGTCCCTTTAATCGGACAAAAAGATGCAGAAACTGCGATCAACCGGATGAAAGTTTTGTTTTATCCAACTGTAAATAATTTTACGGGTTACGAAAAAGCGGCCTTAGCCTATTACAAAGATTCTGAAGCTTTTGATGCGGAAGAATTGCTGAAAGCCGCCTGGATTTTCAGTGAACACGTTTCCAAACCTGCGTCGCTTAAAAAGGCCGAAGAATGGGCCGAGAAATCCGTAATGAAAACAGAAACTGCCGAAAATACATACATTCTCGCAAAATTATATTCCAAAACCGGAAAAAAGGAGAATGCGAAAATGTACGCGGTCATTTCTCAAAACCTTGCGGCGGTACAGGGAAAAGATGCCTCGTTAGCTACTCAACTTTTAGAAACCTTAAAATAA
- the dusB gene encoding tRNA dihydrouridine synthase DusB yields MIKIGNIDLPEFPLLLAPMEDVSDPPFRRLCKMHGADMMYSEFISSEGLIRDAMKSMKKLDIFDYERPVGIQIFGGDEEAMSLSAKIVEAVNPDIVDINFGCPVKKVVCKGAGAGVLKDIDLMIRLTKAVVNSTHLPVTVKTRLGWDTESINIMEVAERLQEVGVKALTIHARTRAQMYKGEADWNYIHAVKNNPNIEIPIFGNGDIDSPQKALEYKNKYDCDGIMIGRAAIGYPWIFNEIKHFFKTGEILPEPTITDRLEAVRQHAEWSTDWKGERLGLIEMRQHYSNYFRGIPHFKDFRRQFLEVFTLEEMDVVIEKADSFYSEYSFDA; encoded by the coding sequence ATGATAAAAATCGGTAATATCGACCTGCCCGAATTTCCCCTTCTTTTGGCTCCCATGGAAGATGTTTCGGATCCGCCATTTCGCAGACTCTGCAAAATGCACGGTGCCGATATGATGTATTCGGAATTTATTTCGTCCGAAGGTCTTATTCGCGATGCCATGAAAAGCATGAAAAAACTCGATATTTTCGATTACGAGAGACCTGTCGGCATTCAAATCTTCGGCGGCGACGAAGAAGCCATGTCGCTTTCGGCAAAAATTGTGGAGGCCGTTAATCCCGATATCGTCGATATTAATTTCGGCTGTCCCGTAAAAAAAGTGGTCTGCAAAGGCGCTGGTGCGGGTGTTTTGAAAGATATCGATCTCATGATCCGCCTCACAAAAGCGGTCGTTAATTCCACGCATTTGCCGGTTACGGTGAAAACGCGTTTGGGTTGGGACACGGAAAGCATTAATATCATGGAAGTGGCGGAACGCCTGCAGGAAGTTGGCGTGAAAGCCTTAACCATTCATGCGCGAACGCGTGCCCAAATGTACAAAGGCGAAGCGGACTGGAATTACATCCACGCCGTAAAGAATAATCCCAATATCGAAATACCCATCTTCGGCAACGGCGACATCGATTCGCCCCAAAAAGCCCTGGAATATAAAAACAAATACGACTGCGACGGTATTATGATCGGCCGCGCCGCCATCGGTTATCCCTGGATCTTCAACGAGATCAAACACTTTTTCAAAACCGGAGAAATTTTGCCCGAACCTACGATCACCGACCGTCTGGAGGCTGTTCGTCAACACGCCGAATGGAGCACCGACTGGAAAGGCGAACGTTTAGGCCTCATCGAAATGCGCCAGCATTACAGCAATTATTTCCGTGGAATCCCGCATTTCAAAGATTTCCGCCGCCAGTTTCTGGAGGTTTTCACTTTAGAAGAAATGGACGTCGTTATCGAAAAAGCCGATTCCTTTTACTCCGAATACAGCTTCGACGCCTAA